Proteins encoded in a region of the Esox lucius isolate fEsoLuc1 chromosome 9, fEsoLuc1.pri, whole genome shotgun sequence genome:
- the LOC114839818 gene encoding HEPACAM family member 2-like yields MALATKECLLVVFLCSLTVVLGQGQDDWGVTYYTESTCALKGSTVELSCTYKYPSGQQITSAFWFTKGPNDNPVNLINETNYKDRVIYHSDDMNGHKLTINDLRKSDSAVYKFRFFTDGYKYTGLPGVNLSVTDLQVNMTPATVTDGGSVNLTCKTTCTLIGHTYIWYRNKQLLTNQEVSLHLNPVSSEDAGNYSCAVKGLESLLSPEKKLIVTYAPKNTSVSVSP; encoded by the exons ATGGCCTTGGCAACTAAAGAATGTTTGTTGGTGgtctttctctgttctctgaCAG TGGTACTAGGTCAGGGTCAGGATGACTGGGGTGTGACCTATTACACTGAGAGTACCTGTGCCTTGAAGGGGTCAACAGTGGAGCTGAGCTGCACCTACAAGTATCCAAGTGGTCAACAAATCACATCAGCCTTCTGGTTCACTAAGGGGCCAAATGATAACCCTGTAAACTTAATTAATGAAACAAACTACAAAGACCGTGTGATCTACCATAGCGATGATATGAATGGCCACAAACTGACCATCAACGACTTGAGAAAGAGTGACTCGGCTGTGTACAAGTTCAGATTCTTTACAGATGGATACAAATATACTGGTCTTCCTGGAGTCAATctgtctgtcacag ATTTGCAGGTGAACATGACACCTGCCACTGTGACAGATGGAGGTAGTGTGAATCTGACCTGTAAAACCACATGTACTCTGATTGGCCACACTTACATCTGGTACAGGAACAAACAACTTCTCACCAACCAGGAAGTAAGTCTGCATCTAAACCCAGTCAGCAGTGAGGATGCTGGGAACTATTCCTGTGCTGTAAAAGGACTTGAGTCTCTTCTCTCACCTGAGAAGAAACTCATAGTCACAT